Proteins encoded by one window of Scatophagus argus isolate fScaArg1 chromosome 4, fScaArg1.pri, whole genome shotgun sequence:
- the setbp1 gene encoding SET-binding protein has product MEPRDLVGSVRPKEAELLGGRVGPNEADRQGAGGIGLTRSDDVINGAISEGEGLEEQGEGLLEEQEFSIKEASFQEGSLKLKIQTTKRTKKPPKNLENYICPPEIRMTIRPPVGEGKGGRQGRTGGGAGAGRGQKDDERGPPRKRTYERQFRMPEQREGGLLQLLGDHTLPKHQLRSSLLPAHTLSHTQQTQHTLTQQFQHTHAHQHQIGPDWITSTAPSASPANSADSEPARELAGASRSSLLDSAQPFSRTAARSPSPQRSLTPDLQLPVVTDASILNLTSLSRGRCLQEVSEQLFGNIKRKYGRKDSQRMLCSPHSADTPWGRQTEKGSESPTNSEERQKYRQEETVERFHEEREERRKEERERAVAGRRGDEEDRGMPILTEEGKGRKRRRRPSFDESFSVEEQSQQRQDSDSTEKHQPGPPEPKVAHKMDSHKNDSRLTSQADVSRERIEKAERADKGDKREKGERVDRAERGDTVTSGSDLESALSANRVRKNPVGRPRISTDTIKHREPPHNHINKPTLNTNPRLPSPNPSPSPSPKPRPNISPSPSPRSRVALSPSPSHSSTAGSRPTKAKDRWSYLKAKSHVSLTSPQRDNRGSPSTLADPPSAFPITPSSPLYTNTDSLTVHTPVKRKRGRPKKQPLLTVETIHEGTSTSPPSPLAQETSAGLNRRRKTHTLNTLVQLASTNTSANSLKLKRGRGHSRPVSKMKLGKMQSILNEILSGSSQNGMLSLKSSSAPVTSAMSAMASTIEARLGKQINVSKRGTIYIGKKRGRKPRAETQGSNLPKVTRDKPLLSVSASSLYDSSAVPSTTSSPSSSAPSVRASHSDATMPSLQPISALPSKPPGRGFLSGGWKLSPPRLLANSPSHLSEGASVKEVTLSPISESHSEETIPSDSGIGTDNNSTSDQTEKGPASRRRYSFDLCGFESAEAAALEASNRGSRTRCERQVTAVDNFLSQQEKKQKHHRRKRKCLQSRDHLHFLSELEEVVLKFQQLRVSHRRFSCYPQHPYPSIFRLNFHHYYPLTYDSYSCDSTSYLRRSADLKAKRRRGRPAKASEPITSKLPFVQGYGYPLAGGNYYAAPYAMPYASPLSLGYFPPAPPFYLPHHSLGPAPPSPFMRPAVPPPKAFHPSGHSKLQPGAKLRSASGPLQGPTVRGEGMGSLGSGSAGGLAGVRLHKRKHKHKHKHKDEPLLSLRDRQELGGLFSGAKTNARLSMLSDRRDLASQDSSKHLEKQRGSGRGSSLGSSVGMFESDQLSTHSLADSQFHSRQTRQPINSFMSSYSSQSKRTESASDLFLGSREDDCGGRSRKTRLAVFGDQGLMSFQTARPEPGQMNKCSSPSLTGVPSKRRYKRREVEQIQKDVRRMHSLNFEHVQKILRAKRLQRQAKTGNNVIKRRPGRPRKQPIEEPEPINRREEDRADGRGLDLLASRRGDGRTLGMPVLERCDDLPGRQGLRPSLTPEPLEFSNHDSISATIENVVHQARSVPPLVKGGKRRGRVNSRDELWAPSSQ; this is encoded by the exons ACATACGAGCGCCAGTTCAGAATGcctgagcagagagagggaggcctGCTGCAACTACTGGGAGATCACACTCTGCCCAAACACCAGCTTCGCAGCTCCCTccttcctgcacacacactctcacacacccagcaaacacaacacacccTCACGCAACAATTCcaacacactcacgcacaccAACACCAGATCGGTCCAGACTGGATCACATCTACTGCACCTTCTGCATCCCCTGCCAATTCTGCAGATTCTGAGCCAGCCAGAGAACTGGCAGGAGCCAGTAGGAGCTCTTTGCTCGATTCAGCCCAGCCTTTCTCACGAACAGCAGCACGAAGTCCCTCACCTCAGAGATCCTTGACTCCAGATCTGCAGTTGCCAGTGGTTACAGATGCTAGTATTCTCAACCTGACCTCTCTCAGCAG AGGGAGGTGTTTGCAAGAGGTCAGTGAACAGCTCTTTGGGAATATCAAAAGGAAGTACGGCAGGAAGGACTCCCAGAGGATGCTCTGCAGTCCCCACAGTGCTGATACACCTTGGggaaggcagacagagaaaggatCGGAGAGCCCAACTAATTCAGAGGAGAGGCAGAAGTACAGACAAGAGGAGACAGTTGAGCGTTTCCAcgaagaaagagaggaaaggagaaaagaggaaagagagcgAGCAGTtgctgggaggagaggagacgaaGAAGACAGAGGGATGCCCATTCTGacagaggaagggaaaggaagaaagaggcGGAGGAGACCTTCTTTTGACGAGTCATTTTCTGTAGAGGAGCAATCACAGCAACGGCAGGACTCTGATTCTACAGAGAAACACCAGCCTGGGCCCCCAGAACCCAAAGTAGCACATAAGATGGACTCTCACAAAAATGATTCTCGGCTCACAAGTCAGGCTGATGTCAGTAGAGAGAGGatagaaaaggcagagagagcagataaaggtgacaaaagagaaaaaggagagagggtAGACAGGGCAGAAAGAGGAGATACGGTTACAAGCGGGTCTGACCTGGAGTCAGCTTTGAGTGCTAATAGGGTGAGAAAGAACCCTGTGGGTCGTCCTAGGATCAGTACAGACACCATCAAACACAGAGAGCCTCCTCACAATCACATCAACAAACCCACTCTTAACACAAACCCCAGACTCCCCAGCCCAAACCCCAGTCCCAGCCCCAGCCCGAAACCCAGGCCTAATATTAGCCCCAGTCCCAGCCCTAGATCCAGGGTGGCTCTGAGTCCTAGCCCCAGTCACAGCTCCACAGCTGGTTCCAGACCAACCAAGGCCAAGGACAGATGGTCCTACCTGAAAGCTAAAAGCCATGTCAGCCTCACTTCTCCCCAGAGAGACAACCGGGGTAGCCCCTCGACCTTAGCTGACCCACCCTCAGCTTTCCCCATCACCCCCTCAAGCCCCCTCTACACCAACACTGACAGCCTGACCGTCCACACACCCGTTAAAAGGAAACGAGGACGTCCCAAGAAACAGCCACTCCTAACAGTGGAGACCATTCATGAGGGCACCTCCACCTCACCTCCAAGCCCACTGGCACAGGAAACCTCTGCAGGGCTAAACCGTAGAAGAAAGACACATACACTAAACACATTAGTACAACTGGCTTCCACGAATACCAGCGCCAACAGTTTGAAATTGAAGCGTGGCAGGGGCCATTCCAGGCCAGTGAGTAAGATGAAGCTTGGCAAAATGCAGAGCATCCTGAATGAAATCCTCTCAGGTTCCAGTCAGAATGGCATGCTGTCTCTGAAGTCATCTTCTGCCCCTGTTACCTCAGCTATGAGTGCCATGGCCTCCACCATTGAGGCAAGGCTGGGAAAACAGATAAATGTCAGCAAGAGAGGCACCATTTACATCGGGAAGAAGAGAGGACGTAAACCCAGAGCAGAAACCCAAGGCTCCAACCTTCCCAAAGTCACTAGGGACAAGCCCctactgtctgtgtctgcatccAGTCTCTATGACAGCTCTGCAGTGCCTTCCACAACCTCGTCTCCCAGCTCCAGTGCTCCATCTGTAAGAGCCAGCCACTCTGATGCCACTATGCCCAGTTTGCAGCCCATCTCAGCCCTGCCCTCCAAGCCACCAGGCAGGGGCTTCCTCTCTGGGGGGTGGAAACTGTCTCCTCCTCGCCTTCTGGCTAATTCGCCTTCCCACCTGTCAGAAGGGGCATCGGTGAAGGAGGTGACTCTGTCCCCCATCAGCGAGTCCCACAGTGAGGAGACTATTCCAAGTGACAGTGGGATCGGgacagacaacaacagcacCTCAGATCAAACTGAGAAGGGCCCCGCCTCTCGACGCAG GTACTCATTTGATCTGTGTGGGTTTGAGTCCGCGGAGGCAGCAGCCCTGGAAGCGTCCAACAGGGGTAGCAGAACACGCTGTGAACGGCAAGTAACTGCTGTTGACAACTTcctgtcacagcaggaaaagaagCAAAAGCATCATcgcaggaagaggaagtgccTCCAGAGCCGGGATcatcttcactttctctctgaacTGGAAGAG GTGGTGTTAAAGTTCCAGCAGCTGCGGGTGTCTCACAGACGATTCTCCTGCTACCCGCAGCACCCATATCCCTCCATTTTCCGCCTCAACTTCCATCATTACTACCCTCTTACCTACGACTCCTATTCCTGCGACTCAACTTCATATCTCCGCAGGAGCGCTGACCTGAAGGCTAAGAGGAGACGTGGCCGTCCGGCCAAAGCCAGCGAGCCAATCACATCAAAGCTGCCTTTTGTTCAAGGATATGGTTATCCACTGGCTGGGGGAAATTACTATGCAGCACCGTATGCGATGCCTTACGCATCTCCTCTGAGTCTGGGTTACTTtccacctgctcctccattTTACCTGCCCCATCATTCGCTAGGACCTGCACCTCCATCTCCCTTCATGAGGCCTGCTGTCCCTCCTCCCAAAGCTTTCCACCCCAGTGGACACTCAAAGCTTCAGCCAGGGGCCAAGCTTCGCAGCGCTAGTGGCCCGCTCCAAGGGCCAACTGTAAGAGGAGAGGGAATGGGATCCCTGGGCAGTGGCAGTGCAGGTGGTCTTGCAGGGGTTCGCCTCCATAAGAGgaagcacaagcacaaacataAGCACAAAGATGAGCCCCTCTTGTCACTGCGAGACCGGCAGGAATTGGGTGGGCTCTTCAGTGGAGCTAAGACCAATGCACGTCTCAGTATGCTGAGTGACAGGAGGGACTTGGCCAGTCAGGATTCTTCAAAGCATCTGGAGAAGCAGAGGGGCAGCGGTAGAGGCTCAAGCCTCGGATCCAGCGTAGGGATGTTTGAGTCGGACCAGCTGTCCACACACTCTCTTGCTGACAGCCAGTTCCACTCCCGTCAGACTCGACAGCCAATAAACAGCTTCATGAGCAGCTACAGTAGCCAATCAAAGAGGACGGAGTCAGCTTCTGACCTCTTTTTGGGGTCACGCGAGGACGACTGTGGTGGGAGGAGCAGGAAGACGAGGCTCGCTGTGTTTGGAGATCAGGGCTTAATGTCTTTCCAAACTGCCAGGCCGGAGCCAGGACAGATGAACAAGTGTTCCAGTCCCTCCCTCACTG GTGTTCCCAGTAAGCGGAGGTATAAGCGACGCGAGGTAGAACAGATCCAGAAGGACGTGAGGAGGATGCATTCTTTGAACTTTGAGCATGTGCAGAAGATCCTCCGTGCCAAGCGCCTGCAGCGACAAGCCAAAACAGGAAATAATGTCATCAAAAGACGGCCTGGACGACCCCGGAAACAGCCCATAGAGGAACCAGAGCCGATCAACAGGAGGGAAGAAGATCGGGCTGATGGCCGGGGTTTGGACCTGTTGGCCAGTAGGAGAGGTGATGGGAGGACTCTGGGGATGCCCGTCCTGGAGAGGTGTGATGACCTGCCAGGGAGGCAGGGCCTCAGGCCAAGCTTGACCCCCGAGCCTCTGGAGTTCTCAAATCACGATTCCATCTCAGCAACAATTGAGAACGTGGTCCATCAGGCACGATCTGTGCCTCCACTGGTCAAAGGGGGAAAACGAAGAGGCAGGGTCAACAGCAGGGACGAGTTATGGGCTCCCTCCAGTCAATAG